From Strix uralensis isolate ZFMK-TIS-50842 chromosome 1, bStrUra1, whole genome shotgun sequence, a single genomic window includes:
- the RBBP8 gene encoding DNA endonuclease RBBP8 isoform X1 — translation MNASGGSCGSPSSAEPTGDFFKELWSKLKECHDKEVQGLQLKISKLKKERCLDAERLEEFYTKNQQLREQQKALHDTIKVLEDRLRAGLCDRCAVTEEHMRKKQQEFENIRQQNLKLITELMNEKTNLQDENKKITEQFQQLQKELEERKQQAVELEEGVIPDSPVLTSSFSVVNRMRRKKENRHIRYTEHTRSDLELAESNSEFGKIPLYSTQVNSHHEEEILVADTCDPQLSPVPNKPRMGGYPVPKPSFNLAAVVAETLGLAVQEETESQSVLSPPRTNTVMSQAPESMQSEDSRKHLASESRNDDNNLGLSDPSQNTPPHVDWDSQVASPVFGASSSMKNNSSTSHAPCILDSGLKPNLKTNLFNNPSSSRSHKSRSKSEDVAFVAPLNLGTEINSVISQTSINRQMVVKKNTNEAVTCVGNACAAKNEVIKSDFLLVHQKQLEGRCAKRKKADDEHAISCEKTSFNKENSLPFRSDVQHINGEHTVDKPLDLSDRFSGVRCQEKKQGSEETCKNRLKQVTLRDIFSQLGKPIPEGSSSIQNANNESCLFGRDLQEESYVQEAMLGKTFPDKKNQIQMKEEVPPFKIAPLPSSAETEQLFNDVKVASGHVPNRKKTRTGHGESEPASVLQPNPCRLSKNKALQNEQDLKDKASLENLQWSIDPGADLSQYKMDITVIDTKGGSQSRVGGEVVDMDYTYVSESLLLKMKNQEQNQESSPRGEKKINDTLTEMFDRTTHEEYESCLPEDSPSACDEKETLHDEEQDKGITAASKKLKKHEDKQDKAKQKAFVEPYFKSDERKNTVLDFPHIEVIRKKEERRKLPGHTCKECEIYYADIPEEEREKKLASCSRHRFRYIPPNTPENFWEVGFPSTQTCVERGYIREDLAPCQRPKRRQPYAVMFSPKGKEQKT, via the exons GGATGCAGAGAGGCTTGAAGAGTTTTATACCAAGAACCAACAGCTCAGAGAACAGCAAAAAGCACTTCATGACACTATCAAGGTTTTAGAAGACAG ATTAAGAGCAGGATTATGTGATCGTTGTGCTGTAACCGAAGAACATatgagaaagaagcagcaagagtTTGAAAATATCCGGCAGCAGAATCTTAAACTTATCACTGAGCTTA TGAATGAAAAAACCAATTTAcaggatgaaaataaaaagataactGAACAGTTCCAGCAATTACAGAAGGAGTTGGA GGAGCGAAAGCAGCAAGCAGTGGAATTAGAAGAAGGAGTCATTCCAGATTCTCCAGTTCTgacttcttcattttctgtggtTAATcgtatgagaagaaaaaaagagaataggCATATCCGATACACAGAACATACACGCTCAGATTTGGAACTTGCGGAAAGCAACAGTG AGTTTGGAAAAATTCCGCTGTATTCCACACAAGTAAACAGTCACCATGAAGAAGAGATACTAGTGGCAGACACCTGTGATCCACAACTGTCCCCTGTACCAA ATAAACCAAGGATGGGAGGCTATCCTGTTCCAAAGCCATCTTTTAACTTGGCTGCAGTCGTGGCAGAAACACTTGGACTTGCTGTTCAAGAGGAAACT GAGTCCCAGAGTGTACTGAGTCCTCCCCGTACTAATACTGTTATGAGCCAGGCCCCAGAGAGCATGCAGTCTGAAGACTCAAGAAAACATCTAGCTTCTGAATCAAGAAATGATGACAACAATTTAGG TCTTTCAGATCCATCTCAGAACACTCCACCACATGTCGACTGGGATTCTCAGGTAGCTTCTCCTGTTTTTGGAGCTTCTAGCAGTATGAAGAACAACTCAAGTACAAGTCATGCCCCTTGTATTTTAGATTCAGGATTGAAGCCTAATCTCAAAACCAACCTCTTCAACAATCCTTCCAGTTCCAGATCTCATAAAAGTAGATCAAAATCTGAAGATGTTGCTTTTGTGGCACCCCTGAATCTTGGAACGGAAATCAACTCTGTTATCAGCCAGACCTCTATCAATAGGCAAATGGTTGTGAAAAAGAATACTAATGAGGCTGTAACCTGTGTTGGAAACGCTTGTGCAGCTAAAAATGAGGTGATCAAGAGTGACTTCCTTCTCGTACACCAGAAGCAGCTAGAAGGCAGGTGTGCTAAGAGAAAGAAAGCTGACGATGAGCATGCAATTAGCTGTGAGAAAACATCCTTCAACAAAGAGAACTCTCTGCCCTTTCGGTCCGACGTTCAGCATATTAACGGGGAGCATACAGTTGATAAGCCCTTGGATCTGTCAGATCGCTTCTCTGGAGTTCGTtgtcaagagaaaaaacaaggaagTGAGGAGACCTGTAAAAATAGACTGAAACAGGTGACTCTGCGTGACATTTTTTCACAGCTAGGGAAGCCCATTCCTGAAGGTTCATCATCCATTCAGAATGCCAACAATGAGAGCTGTTTGTTTGGCAGAGATTTACAAGAGGAATCCTATGTACAAGAGGCAATGCTGGGAAAAACATTCCCAGATAAGAAAAACCAGATCCAAATGAAAGAAGAAGTTCCTCCCTTCAAAATTGCACCGCTGCCAAGTTCTGCAGAGACAGAGCAACTTTTTAATGATGTGAAG GTTGCCAGTGGCCATGTAccaaatagaaagaaaacaaggacAGGACATGGAGAGTCTGAACCAGCATCTGTACTTCAACCAAACCCTTGTAGACTATCAAAAAATAAAGCACTGCAAAATGAGCAAG ACCTGAAAGATAAAGCTTCTTTAGAAAACCTCCAGTGGAGCATAGACCCAGGAGCTGACCTTTCACAGTACAAAATGGACATTACTGTGATTGATACAAAG gGTGGTTCTCAGTCAAGAGTCGGAGGGGAAGTTGTTGATATGGATTATACATATGTTAGTGAAAGtttgctattaaaaatgaaaaatcaagagcaaaaccaggaaagcagtccaa gaggagaaaaaaaaattaatgatacCTTAACAGAGATGTTTGATCGGACAACCCATGAAGAATATGAATCCTGCCTACCAGAAGATAGTCCTTCTGCATGTGATGAAAAAGAAACTCTTCACGATGAAGAGCAGGATAAGGGAATAACAGCAGCAAGCAAGAAACTAAAGA AACATGAGGATAAACAAGATAAAGCCAAGCAGAAAGCTTTTGTGGAGCCATATTTCAAAAGTGATGAAAG aaagaATACTGTGTTAGATTTTCCTCATATTGAGGTTATTcgaaaaaaagaagaaagaagaaaattgcctGGCCATACTTGTAAGGAATGTGAGATA TATTATGCAGACATTccagaagaagagagagaaaagaaactagCTTCCTGTTCAAGACACAGATTTCGCTACATTCCTCCAAATACTCCTGAAAATTTCTGGGAGGTTGGATTTCCTTCCACCCAAACTTGTGTGGAAAGAG GATATATTAGAGAGGATCTTGCTCCCTGTCAACGTCCAAAAAGACGGCAGCCTTATGCTGTAATGTTTTCACCGAAAGGCAAAGAGCAGAAGACATAA
- the RBBP8 gene encoding DNA endonuclease RBBP8 isoform X2 → MNASGGSCGSPSSAEPTGDFFKELWSKLKECHDKEVQGLQLKISKLKKERCLDAERLEEFYTKNQQLREQQKALHDTIKVLEDRLRAGLCDRCAVTEEHMRKKQQEFENIRQQNLKLITELMNEKTNLQDENKKITEQFQQLQKELEERKQQAVELEEGVIPDSPVLTSSFSVVNRMRRKKENRHIRYTEHTRSDLELAESNSEFGKIPLYSTQVNSHHEEEILVADTCDPQLSPVPNKPRMGGYPVPKPSFNLAAVVAETLGLAVQEETESQSVLSPPRTNTVMSQAPESMQSEDSRKHLASESRNDDNNLGLSDPSQNTPPHVDWDSQVASPVFGASSSMKNNSSTSHAPCILDSGLKPNLKTNLFNNPSSSRSHKSRSKSEDVAFVAPLNLGTEINSVISQTSINRQMVVKKNTNEAVTCVGNACAAKNEVIKSDFLLVHQKQLEGRCAKRKKADDEHAISCEKTSFNKENSLPFRSDVQHINGEHTVDKPLDLSDRFSGVRCQEKKQGSEETCKNRLKQVTLRDIFSQLGKPIPEGSSSIQNANNESCLFGRDLQEESYVQEAMLGKTFPDKKNQIQMKEEVPPFKIAPLPSSAETEQLFNDVKVASGHVPNRKKTRTGHGESEPASVLQPNPCRLSKNKALQNEQDLKDKASLENLQWSIDPGADLSQYKMDITVIDTKGGSQSRVGGEVVDMDYTYVSESLLLKMKNQEQNQESSPRGEKKINDTLTEMFDRTTHEEYESCLPEDSPSACDEKETLHDEEQDKGITAAKHEDKQDKAKQKAFVEPYFKSDERKNTVLDFPHIEVIRKKEERRKLPGHTCKECEIYYADIPEEEREKKLASCSRHRFRYIPPNTPENFWEVGFPSTQTCVERGYIREDLAPCQRPKRRQPYAVMFSPKGKEQKT, encoded by the exons GGATGCAGAGAGGCTTGAAGAGTTTTATACCAAGAACCAACAGCTCAGAGAACAGCAAAAAGCACTTCATGACACTATCAAGGTTTTAGAAGACAG ATTAAGAGCAGGATTATGTGATCGTTGTGCTGTAACCGAAGAACATatgagaaagaagcagcaagagtTTGAAAATATCCGGCAGCAGAATCTTAAACTTATCACTGAGCTTA TGAATGAAAAAACCAATTTAcaggatgaaaataaaaagataactGAACAGTTCCAGCAATTACAGAAGGAGTTGGA GGAGCGAAAGCAGCAAGCAGTGGAATTAGAAGAAGGAGTCATTCCAGATTCTCCAGTTCTgacttcttcattttctgtggtTAATcgtatgagaagaaaaaaagagaataggCATATCCGATACACAGAACATACACGCTCAGATTTGGAACTTGCGGAAAGCAACAGTG AGTTTGGAAAAATTCCGCTGTATTCCACACAAGTAAACAGTCACCATGAAGAAGAGATACTAGTGGCAGACACCTGTGATCCACAACTGTCCCCTGTACCAA ATAAACCAAGGATGGGAGGCTATCCTGTTCCAAAGCCATCTTTTAACTTGGCTGCAGTCGTGGCAGAAACACTTGGACTTGCTGTTCAAGAGGAAACT GAGTCCCAGAGTGTACTGAGTCCTCCCCGTACTAATACTGTTATGAGCCAGGCCCCAGAGAGCATGCAGTCTGAAGACTCAAGAAAACATCTAGCTTCTGAATCAAGAAATGATGACAACAATTTAGG TCTTTCAGATCCATCTCAGAACACTCCACCACATGTCGACTGGGATTCTCAGGTAGCTTCTCCTGTTTTTGGAGCTTCTAGCAGTATGAAGAACAACTCAAGTACAAGTCATGCCCCTTGTATTTTAGATTCAGGATTGAAGCCTAATCTCAAAACCAACCTCTTCAACAATCCTTCCAGTTCCAGATCTCATAAAAGTAGATCAAAATCTGAAGATGTTGCTTTTGTGGCACCCCTGAATCTTGGAACGGAAATCAACTCTGTTATCAGCCAGACCTCTATCAATAGGCAAATGGTTGTGAAAAAGAATACTAATGAGGCTGTAACCTGTGTTGGAAACGCTTGTGCAGCTAAAAATGAGGTGATCAAGAGTGACTTCCTTCTCGTACACCAGAAGCAGCTAGAAGGCAGGTGTGCTAAGAGAAAGAAAGCTGACGATGAGCATGCAATTAGCTGTGAGAAAACATCCTTCAACAAAGAGAACTCTCTGCCCTTTCGGTCCGACGTTCAGCATATTAACGGGGAGCATACAGTTGATAAGCCCTTGGATCTGTCAGATCGCTTCTCTGGAGTTCGTtgtcaagagaaaaaacaaggaagTGAGGAGACCTGTAAAAATAGACTGAAACAGGTGACTCTGCGTGACATTTTTTCACAGCTAGGGAAGCCCATTCCTGAAGGTTCATCATCCATTCAGAATGCCAACAATGAGAGCTGTTTGTTTGGCAGAGATTTACAAGAGGAATCCTATGTACAAGAGGCAATGCTGGGAAAAACATTCCCAGATAAGAAAAACCAGATCCAAATGAAAGAAGAAGTTCCTCCCTTCAAAATTGCACCGCTGCCAAGTTCTGCAGAGACAGAGCAACTTTTTAATGATGTGAAG GTTGCCAGTGGCCATGTAccaaatagaaagaaaacaaggacAGGACATGGAGAGTCTGAACCAGCATCTGTACTTCAACCAAACCCTTGTAGACTATCAAAAAATAAAGCACTGCAAAATGAGCAAG ACCTGAAAGATAAAGCTTCTTTAGAAAACCTCCAGTGGAGCATAGACCCAGGAGCTGACCTTTCACAGTACAAAATGGACATTACTGTGATTGATACAAAG gGTGGTTCTCAGTCAAGAGTCGGAGGGGAAGTTGTTGATATGGATTATACATATGTTAGTGAAAGtttgctattaaaaatgaaaaatcaagagcaaaaccaggaaagcagtccaa gaggagaaaaaaaaattaatgatacCTTAACAGAGATGTTTGATCGGACAACCCATGAAGAATATGAATCCTGCCTACCAGAAGATAGTCCTTCTGCATGTGATGAAAAAGAAACTCTTCACGATGAAGAGCAGGATAAGGGAATAACAGCAGCAA AACATGAGGATAAACAAGATAAAGCCAAGCAGAAAGCTTTTGTGGAGCCATATTTCAAAAGTGATGAAAG aaagaATACTGTGTTAGATTTTCCTCATATTGAGGTTATTcgaaaaaaagaagaaagaagaaaattgcctGGCCATACTTGTAAGGAATGTGAGATA TATTATGCAGACATTccagaagaagagagagaaaagaaactagCTTCCTGTTCAAGACACAGATTTCGCTACATTCCTCCAAATACTCCTGAAAATTTCTGGGAGGTTGGATTTCCTTCCACCCAAACTTGTGTGGAAAGAG GATATATTAGAGAGGATCTTGCTCCCTGTCAACGTCCAAAAAGACGGCAGCCTTATGCTGTAATGTTTTCACCGAAAGGCAAAGAGCAGAAGACATAA
- the RBBP8 gene encoding DNA endonuclease RBBP8 isoform X3, which translates to MRKKQQEFENIRQQNLKLITELMNEKTNLQDENKKITEQFQQLQKELEERKQQAVELEEGVIPDSPVLTSSFSVVNRMRRKKENRHIRYTEHTRSDLELAESNSEFGKIPLYSTQVNSHHEEEILVADTCDPQLSPVPNKPRMGGYPVPKPSFNLAAVVAETLGLAVQEETESQSVLSPPRTNTVMSQAPESMQSEDSRKHLASESRNDDNNLGLSDPSQNTPPHVDWDSQVASPVFGASSSMKNNSSTSHAPCILDSGLKPNLKTNLFNNPSSSRSHKSRSKSEDVAFVAPLNLGTEINSVISQTSINRQMVVKKNTNEAVTCVGNACAAKNEVIKSDFLLVHQKQLEGRCAKRKKADDEHAISCEKTSFNKENSLPFRSDVQHINGEHTVDKPLDLSDRFSGVRCQEKKQGSEETCKNRLKQVTLRDIFSQLGKPIPEGSSSIQNANNESCLFGRDLQEESYVQEAMLGKTFPDKKNQIQMKEEVPPFKIAPLPSSAETEQLFNDVKVASGHVPNRKKTRTGHGESEPASVLQPNPCRLSKNKALQNEQDLKDKASLENLQWSIDPGADLSQYKMDITVIDTKGGSQSRVGGEVVDMDYTYVSESLLLKMKNQEQNQESSPRGEKKINDTLTEMFDRTTHEEYESCLPEDSPSACDEKETLHDEEQDKGITAASKKLKKHEDKQDKAKQKAFVEPYFKSDERKNTVLDFPHIEVIRKKEERRKLPGHTCKECEIYYADIPEEEREKKLASCSRHRFRYIPPNTPENFWEVGFPSTQTCVERGYIREDLAPCQRPKRRQPYAVMFSPKGKEQKT; encoded by the exons atgagaaagaagcagcaagagtTTGAAAATATCCGGCAGCAGAATCTTAAACTTATCACTGAGCTTA TGAATGAAAAAACCAATTTAcaggatgaaaataaaaagataactGAACAGTTCCAGCAATTACAGAAGGAGTTGGA GGAGCGAAAGCAGCAAGCAGTGGAATTAGAAGAAGGAGTCATTCCAGATTCTCCAGTTCTgacttcttcattttctgtggtTAATcgtatgagaagaaaaaaagagaataggCATATCCGATACACAGAACATACACGCTCAGATTTGGAACTTGCGGAAAGCAACAGTG AGTTTGGAAAAATTCCGCTGTATTCCACACAAGTAAACAGTCACCATGAAGAAGAGATACTAGTGGCAGACACCTGTGATCCACAACTGTCCCCTGTACCAA ATAAACCAAGGATGGGAGGCTATCCTGTTCCAAAGCCATCTTTTAACTTGGCTGCAGTCGTGGCAGAAACACTTGGACTTGCTGTTCAAGAGGAAACT GAGTCCCAGAGTGTACTGAGTCCTCCCCGTACTAATACTGTTATGAGCCAGGCCCCAGAGAGCATGCAGTCTGAAGACTCAAGAAAACATCTAGCTTCTGAATCAAGAAATGATGACAACAATTTAGG TCTTTCAGATCCATCTCAGAACACTCCACCACATGTCGACTGGGATTCTCAGGTAGCTTCTCCTGTTTTTGGAGCTTCTAGCAGTATGAAGAACAACTCAAGTACAAGTCATGCCCCTTGTATTTTAGATTCAGGATTGAAGCCTAATCTCAAAACCAACCTCTTCAACAATCCTTCCAGTTCCAGATCTCATAAAAGTAGATCAAAATCTGAAGATGTTGCTTTTGTGGCACCCCTGAATCTTGGAACGGAAATCAACTCTGTTATCAGCCAGACCTCTATCAATAGGCAAATGGTTGTGAAAAAGAATACTAATGAGGCTGTAACCTGTGTTGGAAACGCTTGTGCAGCTAAAAATGAGGTGATCAAGAGTGACTTCCTTCTCGTACACCAGAAGCAGCTAGAAGGCAGGTGTGCTAAGAGAAAGAAAGCTGACGATGAGCATGCAATTAGCTGTGAGAAAACATCCTTCAACAAAGAGAACTCTCTGCCCTTTCGGTCCGACGTTCAGCATATTAACGGGGAGCATACAGTTGATAAGCCCTTGGATCTGTCAGATCGCTTCTCTGGAGTTCGTtgtcaagagaaaaaacaaggaagTGAGGAGACCTGTAAAAATAGACTGAAACAGGTGACTCTGCGTGACATTTTTTCACAGCTAGGGAAGCCCATTCCTGAAGGTTCATCATCCATTCAGAATGCCAACAATGAGAGCTGTTTGTTTGGCAGAGATTTACAAGAGGAATCCTATGTACAAGAGGCAATGCTGGGAAAAACATTCCCAGATAAGAAAAACCAGATCCAAATGAAAGAAGAAGTTCCTCCCTTCAAAATTGCACCGCTGCCAAGTTCTGCAGAGACAGAGCAACTTTTTAATGATGTGAAG GTTGCCAGTGGCCATGTAccaaatagaaagaaaacaaggacAGGACATGGAGAGTCTGAACCAGCATCTGTACTTCAACCAAACCCTTGTAGACTATCAAAAAATAAAGCACTGCAAAATGAGCAAG ACCTGAAAGATAAAGCTTCTTTAGAAAACCTCCAGTGGAGCATAGACCCAGGAGCTGACCTTTCACAGTACAAAATGGACATTACTGTGATTGATACAAAG gGTGGTTCTCAGTCAAGAGTCGGAGGGGAAGTTGTTGATATGGATTATACATATGTTAGTGAAAGtttgctattaaaaatgaaaaatcaagagcaaaaccaggaaagcagtccaa gaggagaaaaaaaaattaatgatacCTTAACAGAGATGTTTGATCGGACAACCCATGAAGAATATGAATCCTGCCTACCAGAAGATAGTCCTTCTGCATGTGATGAAAAAGAAACTCTTCACGATGAAGAGCAGGATAAGGGAATAACAGCAGCAAGCAAGAAACTAAAGA AACATGAGGATAAACAAGATAAAGCCAAGCAGAAAGCTTTTGTGGAGCCATATTTCAAAAGTGATGAAAG aaagaATACTGTGTTAGATTTTCCTCATATTGAGGTTATTcgaaaaaaagaagaaagaagaaaattgcctGGCCATACTTGTAAGGAATGTGAGATA TATTATGCAGACATTccagaagaagagagagaaaagaaactagCTTCCTGTTCAAGACACAGATTTCGCTACATTCCTCCAAATACTCCTGAAAATTTCTGGGAGGTTGGATTTCCTTCCACCCAAACTTGTGTGGAAAGAG GATATATTAGAGAGGATCTTGCTCCCTGTCAACGTCCAAAAAGACGGCAGCCTTATGCTGTAATGTTTTCACCGAAAGGCAAAGAGCAGAAGACATAA